In Bacteroidota bacterium, the sequence AATTATCCCCGCCAAGCTGCGATGCACAATCGCCGTTTAAGTAACCTAAAAATGCATATCCCCCCACTGCGAGAAGCTGTGTAAGCTCGTTCCCCTGAATAATATTTAAGCCGGGTTTGTCAAGAGCGATATCTCCAAAACGGGGATAACCGCCGCCGTATATTACAGCCCCGACCTGCTCATTATCCTCTATTGTTGTCCCGAATATCTTCGGACTGCTCGCATCTACCAAAACTCCTTTCTGTCCTTTGGCTATTCGGCTGTTTTTAACTACTGCATCGTTTCCGCCGAGCGAAGCAATTCCCCAAACATTATTTTCTATACGGCAGTCCTTTATCAAAGACGGCTCATCCTGTTTGCCGTACATTGTTATCCCCAAAAGACAATTTTTTACATCAGAATTATTGATATTTAATTCTGCTTTTGATCCCATTATACCGGCAACCGCACCGTTTATATCGGCATATTCGATATCAGCCCTTGCATCCTTGCCCAATATTATTCCGCCCCAGCGCTGTAATGGATTCTCGGATGTAAAACGAACTTTGCTGTTTACATTCCCCTGAATATTTAATTCACCTTGTACACGGAGTTGTGAACCCGGTGTCATAACTACATTAACGCCCGGCTCGATTGTGAGTGTACTACCCGGTGGAATTGTTGGCGTTCCGCTTATTACAACATTTGAACCGCTCTGCCAGACTATATTATTCGGGTTTGAACCAGGAACTACCGGCAGTGGATTTGATGATGCAGTCATTTGTCCTGATACCCTTCGGGCAAATACACCATTATCAGTTGCCTGATATATGCTGTCGTTTGCTATTGTGAATCTTCTTATATCGTAAGCAGACCTGTTAATTGCTACTGTGTCCCACGTCCAGTTTGCTCCGGTGGTTACTCTAAAAATCGTATCCGGTTTTGTTGAACCGGAGCGGTCCCTCAGCACATACAAATCATTATTATTAACCATTACCTGTTTGTAACTCCCTTTTCTTTGTAGAACTGATGCCAAGCTATTGAAATCATATCTAAAATATCCTTGCGGAGTTGCACTGTAAACATAAGGTTCAGAAAATAGCAGACTTAAAATTTTCTTCTGACCTTCTGTTGCACTTAGACGAAAATCCCAATTGCCACCTCCGTTTTGTGTAACATAAAGGCCTTTTTCTGTACCTGCAAATGCAACATTGTTATCTTTAACTTGAATTGAAAAAACCTCAGGAAATGTTGTTCCCAACCCAATCTTTGCAACAGGATGCCAGGTAAGTCCAGCATCGCTACTGCTAAAAATATTTGTACTCGTGCTGCCCATTGATGCTTTCTTTCCAAAGGCATATAGTTTATTTTGCCAGCGGACTATTCCATTTATTATAGCACCGCTCGTTCCTGCATTAATCTGAGAACGAGTCCATGTCTTTCCTGTATCAACCGACCGCGCTATAAATACGCTATCTTTTTTATCTTCAATTCTACCAAAACAAAAAAAAGTATTGCCATTATGCAAGTAAAAACCTTGGCTTGTCTTACCTACAGTAAATTTATCTTTTGCAAATGCCATATTCACAGCCGACCAACCGCTTCCATTTTTTCGGTAGATAACATCCTGTTTATTCTTAATCCTTTCTGCAATTGCAAGAATTACATTCCCGCTTACCGCAACTGCTTTTGTGTTTAATGTTGCAATTGTTGTTTTGGGATTCTTATTAGACCAGCTTGTTCCGCCATCAGTGCTTACGTAAACATACTCGTTTGTTCCTACTAAAATCTTGTTTTCATTCATGGGATCAATATCTATTGATAATACTTCACCTTCTATCTGTGCTACTTTTTCAGGACTGACACCGATAGAGCCAACATACAAACCATCTTCGGATGCAGCAAAAATCTTTGAGCTTGTCGCACGAAGTCGTTTTATTGGTTTTGAAAGATTTTTTAAAACATCAAATGTCCTATTTTGAAAATTATAACGGGTAATTTTTCCGTTATTCTTACCAGTAGATACTCCAACATAAATTTGGTCCCCAATTTGATTTGTGGTTATGGCAGTAACATCGCCTGAAATTATTTTTTCCCATCTCTGTGTTCTATTATTAAAAAACATTGTAAAATTAGTATCCGACCAGCTTACCCCACGGTTTATACTTCTCCACAAACCGCTTGCCCCACCTTGTTTTGTTGTAATATCTTTAGGTTGTGCCCCTGCTACCCAAACAGTCTCAGGTTTCTGCGGTACTGTCCAGACATCCTCCACATTGGTTTTAGGATTCGTCCCTGTACCTGCGAAATATTGAATACCCCTGAATTCTATACCACCATCTAATGACCTTCTCAGGCTCGATTCATTCGGTTTATACTTCGTCCCAACCCAAGCTACTGTGTCGCCGCTGGAGCGGGAATAGAGGAGGCGAAGAGGGGCAACATTTGTTATACGTGGTTCAACAATAAATTCACCACCACCATTTGTGCTTAGCCACACATCTCTTCCTTTTGCTACAAGCACAGTATTGCTACTATCTGGCCTGCATGCCACAAGAAGCGGTGAGTCCATTGCATTAATAAAAGACCAGTTTGTACCTTGGTCAACGGATTTGGATAGCTTAATTGCATCCGCAGCATAAATTGTAAACGTGCCGTTTTTATAACCGGCGCTAACATCGCGAACATCCTTGGCAACAGGCGGCCCGCCTAAGTTTTGCCACGACTGTCCGCTTACATTCATCACATTAATTATTAATACGACAAACATTACGAATGACAATTGTAATATGTTTAATTTCGTTTTCATAACGATTTTACCTTTCATTTTTGTTGATAATTTTTTTGTTAAATTACCAATGCAAGCTGATTTAGAGCTTGCATCGTGTAAGAGGCGATGAGTTTTGCTTTCGGTTATTCGTCATCGCCTATGCCTTTTTTGTGTTACATGTTCTCCTGTACAACAGAGAACTTTGGTAGTTTACCCGCCACATCGGCGGGGTGTAACTCCACACAAGTTTTAATTTCTGTTTTTGATCTTTCCCTTTCAATTTGTTCTTATTTACTTAACAATTACTCCATTAATCCATCATTCCATTACTCCATCTCTTTTTACTTCATCAGGAGCATTTTACCCGATGCCGTTGTACTGATAAATTCTTCATTTACGACATTCAGCCGGTAGTAATAGACTCTCGACGGTATATTTGTTCCGTCGAATTCTACATCATATTCTCCTTCTTCTTTATACTCATTATCAATCAGCACATTTACCTGCCTGCCAAGAACATCATAGACTTCTAATGTAACATATCCTGATTTTATTATTTCGTATATAATAGTTGTATTCGGATTGAATGGATTTGGGTAATTACTGATTTTAATTTCTTTTTCATACTCTTCGTTCTGCTCATTTAAGTTTTGCGTTGTTTCTGTTTTAAGGTTAGACGGTAATATGCCGTAAACAAAGTATGACCCTATATATACATCGTACATTGCCCAATATACTTTTCCATTTCCTATAGCCGTGTTAGGCGAAAGTCCGCGTATATTACAATAATATGTTGGAGTCCATGTTAAACCGTTATCTAATGATAACTTTAAAGCATTCGCTCTACCACCGTTTTCAAACGTTACACACCACACCGTGCTAATAACCGGTACTTTTGATGCAATTGACTTCGGTTTCATTATACCCCAGCTTGCTTCGGGTGCATCGGTCAATCTTACTTCCGGCTCAAATGTTTTACCAAAATCGAGCGAACGTCTGAATATCGTTGTTCCGTCCCAGCCAAAATTAGAACCGTATTTTCCGTCGTTCCAGATTACACCTACAAAGCCGTTTGGCTCGGCTACAATATCGGGCTGAATGGATGCTTGCAAGTCGTTTGTTGAAAGGAGCATTCTTCTCGACCAGTTCCGGCGT encodes:
- a CDS encoding right-handed parallel beta-helix repeat-containing protein, which produces MKTKLNILQLSFVMFVVLIINVMNVSGQSWQNLGGPPVAKDVRDVSAGYKNGTFTIYAADAIKLSKSVDQGTNWSFINAMDSPLLVACRPDSSNTVLVAKGRDVWLSTNGGGEFIVEPRITNVAPLRLLYSRSSGDTVAWVGTKYKPNESSLRRSLDGGIEFRGIQYFAGTGTNPKTNVEDVWTVPQKPETVWVAGAQPKDITTKQGGASGLWRSINRGVSWSDTNFTMFFNNRTQRWEKIISGDVTAITTNQIGDQIYVGVSTGKNNGKITRYNFQNRTFDVLKNLSKPIKRLRATSSKIFAASEDGLYVGSIGVSPEKVAQIEGEVLSIDIDPMNENKILVGTNEYVYVSTDGGTSWSNKNPKTTIATLNTKAVAVSGNVILAIAERIKNKQDVIYRKNGSGWSAVNMAFAKDKFTVGKTSQGFYLHNGNTFFCFGRIEDKKDSVFIARSVDTGKTWTRSQINAGTSGAIINGIVRWQNKLYAFGKKASMGSTSTNIFSSSDAGLTWHPVAKIGLGTTFPEVFSIQVKDNNVAFAGTEKGLYVTQNGGGNWDFRLSATEGQKKILSLLFSEPYVYSATPQGYFRYDFNSLASVLQRKGSYKQVMVNNNDLYVLRDRSGSTKPDTIFRVTTGANWTWDTVAINRSAYDIRRFTIANDSIYQATDNGVFARRVSGQMTASSNPLPVVPGSNPNNIVWQSGSNVVISGTPTIPPGSTLTIEPGVNVVMTPGSQLRVQGELNIQGNVNSKVRFTSENPLQRWGGIILGKDARADIEYADINGAVAGIMGSKAELNINNSDVKNCLLGITMYGKQDEPSLIKDCRIENNVWGIASLGGNDAVVKNSRIAKGQKGVLVDASSPKIFGTTIEDNEQVGAVIYGGGYPRFGDIALDKPGLNIIQGNELTQLLAVGGYAFLGYLNGDCASQLGGDNLIPRTDPDIPLAVVVEKSDLTAMKTDWGFATFNPDDFLADASSKIVFECMTQEPTNDAEKKLWEALESRGSGLLNASVDNYKYIINNYGTTDEAVKGLVELYQTAKDIAQEEQGSIITGGLNPYLESLIAGSESAEIVKTASMILAQEYAANDMYDEAIQKYNQVLQMDIDSDTKISILLSKILLEALELESECEAEETLWQLKNEFSDDERIQIAEIMLELTKGDYTELSLGKSSSYRAAMRKFPEKNSTNTDGKPVEYKLNQNYPNPFNPSTLIKYQLPQANKVEIKIYNIFGQEIKRQAEFIFTDCLLVRLHL